Proteins encoded within one genomic window of Solibaculum mannosilyticum:
- a CDS encoding ABC transporter ATP-binding protein, with product MKTIMRFIKPYKWLSFVTLLVMFLDVAGGLLIPTITADMINAGINGENMDYLIRSGILMLIVTVITSLGALLGSYFAADLSSKIGRDMRNALYDKSLAFSSYDFEQFGTGSMITRTLNDVNVVQQGVVWFIQMVLPVPAVCIMGIVMAFSIDTMMGFLLVGATVFILLLAIFVTRKASWIFDKLQKFLDRMNIVLRENVTGVRVIRAFNKEKYEEKRMRKSFEDYAEAAISANRLFAGLESIALFAINLIIVVILWLGGNRIGAGFMEIGDITALTQYAMMILFYIIMAQMVMILIPRAMICVRRISDVLHLTPEIQDGIASVDNSPKQIKDVIRFNNAGFRFADADENTLENLDFTCKRGETTAIIGSTGSGKSTIAKLILRFHDVTSGSVLLNGKDIRNMTQKELRDHISYVPQKTWLFSGTIADNLRHGNDRATELQMKHALSVAQSEFVYDLPDGLYSRVSQGGTNFSGGQKQRLSIARALAKKADLYIFDDSFSALDFKTDAALRKALADEVKDAAVLIIAQRISTIMNAEQIIVLEEGRVVGIGSHDFLMQTCPVYQDIAKSQMKGDVNHE from the coding sequence ATGAAAACAATTATGCGGTTCATAAAACCGTATAAATGGCTAAGCTTTGTTACATTACTTGTTATGTTTTTAGATGTTGCGGGCGGCTTGTTAATTCCGACCATCACAGCGGATATGATAAACGCTGGTATAAACGGTGAAAATATGGATTATCTGATCCGCAGCGGAATACTTATGCTAATCGTAACCGTCATTACCAGCTTGGGAGCACTGCTGGGGAGCTATTTTGCCGCAGACCTTTCTTCTAAAATTGGTCGGGATATGCGGAACGCACTTTATGACAAGTCGCTTGCCTTTTCCTCTTATGACTTTGAACAGTTTGGAACCGGCTCTATGATTACCCGCACACTGAACGATGTAAATGTCGTTCAACAGGGCGTTGTATGGTTTATCCAAATGGTACTGCCTGTTCCCGCAGTCTGTATTATGGGAATTGTTATGGCGTTTTCGATTGATACCATGATGGGCTTCCTGCTGGTGGGGGCGACCGTTTTCATTTTGCTTCTGGCAATCTTTGTCACTCGAAAAGCCTCGTGGATTTTTGACAAGCTGCAAAAATTTCTTGATCGGATGAATATTGTTCTTCGGGAAAATGTTACGGGTGTTCGTGTTATCCGCGCTTTTAACAAAGAAAAGTATGAAGAAAAGCGCATGAGGAAATCTTTTGAGGATTACGCGGAGGCAGCAATCAGCGCAAACCGTCTGTTCGCTGGCTTAGAGAGTATTGCCCTGTTTGCAATCAATCTGATAATTGTCGTCATTCTTTGGCTGGGCGGGAACCGGATCGGCGCGGGATTTATGGAAATTGGCGATATTACCGCCCTGACACAATATGCTATGATGATCCTTTTTTACATCATTATGGCCCAAATGGTGATGATTTTAATACCCCGTGCTATGATTTGTGTTCGGAGAATTTCAGATGTACTGCATCTTACGCCGGAGATTCAAGATGGGATTGCGTCTGTTGACAATAGCCCAAAACAAATAAAAGACGTGATACGGTTCAATAACGCAGGTTTCCGCTTCGCAGACGCAGACGAGAACACCTTAGAGAACTTGGATTTTACTTGCAAAAGAGGGGAAACGACTGCGATTATCGGCAGCACTGGCAGCGGGAAATCTACGATTGCAAAATTGATTTTACGGTTTCACGATGTTACTTCCGGTTCTGTCCTTCTGAATGGCAAGGACATTCGGAACATGACGCAGAAGGAATTAAGGGATCACATTTCTTATGTGCCGCAAAAGACATGGCTGTTTTCCGGTACGATTGCCGATAATCTACGGCACGGAAATGACCGGGCAACAGAACTACAGATGAAACATGCTTTATCGGTTGCACAATCCGAATTTGTTTATGATCTCCCCGATGGCCTTTACTCCCGCGTATCACAGGGCGGCACAAACTTTTCAGGCGGGCAAAAACAGCGTCTTTCGATTGCGAGGGCGTTGGCAAAGAAAGCTGATCTTTATATTTTTGACGATAGCTTTTCCGCTTTGGACTTTAAGACTGACGCAGCGTTACGGAAAGCCCTTGCAGATGAAGTAAAAGACGCGGCGGTGCTGATTATCGCCCAGCGGATCAGCACAATTATGAATGCAGAGCAGATTATTGTTTTGGAAGAAGGACGGGTTGTTGGGATTGGCAGCCATGATTTCTTAATGCAGACTTGCCCCGTCTATCAGGACATTGCAAAATCTCAAATGAAAGGGGATGTAAACCATGAGTGA
- a CDS encoding ABC transporter ATP-binding protein, with amino-acid sequence MSENNNAEIFADEMDFETPDHAWQTVKRLWRSASEQHKRLAVVLASVVLYTFLSIIAPLYSAHIVDLLWNSIKETITTGAAFQVTWATGGRDIVFLLLIYLATALFYTLQSFLMSSFAEDLNLRLRTEISEKLNRLPLSFFDRTKTGAILSRTVNDLDKTSEALQTGMLKLFTAVGMVVGSLVMMFRFSILLTLVFLVFTGIALIATNFVSAKTLKSAMKRQQCVSNVTAQVEEAYSGRVIIKAFNQEENSSENMHKATEELAEATKKADFMINAINPVIRLINRFGQVLIAVLAGKMLLEGRLTVGVFQAFFQYANQASEPLTEAAYMVNSMQSALASLERIYKLLDEEELSSEPALPSVVDQAKGTVEFQNVRFGYTPDKILMHNINFSVKPGQKVAIVGSTGAGKTTLINLLMRFYELNGGKITLDGTNIKDMTRSNLRSNFGMVLQDTWLFGGTIAENIAYSKPDATREEIVAAAKAARVDFFVRTMSHGYDTVLSNDAENISIGQRQLLTIARVFLCDPAVIILDEATSSVDTRTEIEIGKAMKDLMKNRTSFVIAHRLSTIIDADLILFMQNGNIVEQGTHETLLKAKGAYADLYYSQFA; translated from the coding sequence ATGAGTGAGAACAACAATGCAGAAATTTTCGCAGATGAAATGGACTTTGAAACGCCGGACCATGCATGGCAAACAGTAAAAAGGTTGTGGCGTTCCGCGAGCGAGCAGCATAAGCGGTTAGCAGTTGTACTTGCGTCGGTAGTCCTTTATACCTTTCTCTCTATTATTGCTCCTCTGTATAGCGCGCATATTGTAGATCTGCTTTGGAACAGCATTAAAGAAACCATTACAACCGGCGCAGCATTTCAAGTTACATGGGCGACGGGTGGCCGGGATATTGTTTTCTTGTTGCTGATCTATCTGGCGACGGCATTGTTTTACACGCTTCAATCATTCCTTATGTCCAGCTTTGCGGAAGACCTTAATCTGCGGCTGCGAACAGAAATCAGCGAAAAGCTAAACCGGCTTCCCCTCTCTTTCTTTGACCGCACGAAAACAGGGGCAATTCTTAGCCGGACAGTGAATGACTTAGATAAAACATCGGAAGCCCTGCAAACAGGAATGTTAAAACTGTTTACAGCCGTCGGAATGGTTGTCGGATCTCTGGTTATGATGTTCCGCTTTAGTATTTTATTGACGCTTGTTTTCCTGGTATTTACAGGAATTGCACTGATAGCTACTAATTTTGTATCTGCAAAAACGCTGAAATCTGCCATGAAACGGCAACAGTGTGTAAGCAATGTAACCGCACAGGTGGAAGAAGCATACAGTGGGCGAGTTATCATAAAAGCATTTAATCAGGAGGAAAACAGCTCTGAAAATATGCACAAGGCCACGGAAGAACTGGCCGAGGCTACCAAAAAAGCGGACTTTATGATAAATGCAATCAATCCGGTAATCCGCCTGATTAACCGTTTTGGTCAAGTGCTGATAGCGGTACTGGCAGGGAAAATGCTGTTGGAAGGAAGATTGACCGTTGGTGTATTTCAGGCATTTTTCCAATATGCAAATCAGGCTTCGGAGCCGCTTACGGAAGCAGCCTACATGGTGAATAGTATGCAATCTGCTTTAGCCTCTCTGGAACGAATTTATAAGTTGCTGGACGAGGAAGAACTTTCGTCGGAACCTGCTCTACCCTCTGTTGTAGATCAGGCGAAAGGAACTGTAGAATTTCAGAATGTCCGGTTTGGATACACGCCTGATAAAATCTTAATGCACAATATCAACTTTTCTGTAAAGCCGGGACAAAAAGTTGCAATCGTCGGCAGCACGGGAGCCGGAAAGACAACGCTTATCAATCTGCTTATGAGGTTTTACGAATTAAACGGCGGAAAAATCACTTTAGACGGAACCAACATAAAGGATATGACCCGTTCTAATTTGAGAAGTAATTTTGGAATGGTATTGCAAGACACATGGTTGTTTGGCGGCACGATAGCGGAAAATATCGCTTACAGCAAGCCGGATGCTACCCGTGAAGAAATTGTAGCGGCGGCAAAAGCGGCCAGAGTAGATTTTTTTGTACGCACTATGTCACACGGATATGATACAGTTTTAAGTAACGACGCGGAAAATATATCTATCGGTCAGAGGCAGCTTCTAACCATAGCTAGAGTTTTTCTTTGCGATCCGGCGGTTATCATTTTGGACGAAGCAACTTCCAGCGTCGATACACGAACAGAAATTGAGATCGGCAAAGCGATGAAAGACCTGATGAAGAATAGAACGAGCTTTGTAATCGCTCACAGGCTTTCAACTATTATAGACGCTGATTTGATCCTATTCATGCAAAACGGAAATATTGTTGAGCAAGGGACGCATGAAACCTTGTTAAAGGCAAAAGGCGCTTATGCTGATTTATATTATAGCCAGTTTGCATAA
- a CDS encoding MarR family winged helix-turn-helix transcriptional regulator — protein MQEKLNELLMDFNKINKECNELYHKVASKMGISDSAFSIFYTLYDLGDGCLQKDICYEFFANKQTVNSSIRKLVQEGYIYLKQGVGRDKHIFLTEAGKQFVEKYIVPVVQKENAAFTALKQEEQKELLRLANIYMESLRTKLNEL, from the coding sequence GTGCAGGAAAAACTAAACGAACTGTTGATGGACTTTAACAAGATCAACAAAGAGTGCAACGAACTATACCACAAAGTAGCTTCAAAGATGGGGATTTCAGACAGTGCCTTTTCTATCTTTTATACTCTCTACGATTTAGGTGACGGCTGTCTGCAAAAGGATATTTGCTATGAATTTTTTGCAAATAAACAGACAGTTAATTCTTCTATTCGGAAGCTGGTACAGGAAGGATATATTTATCTCAAACAGGGAGTTGGCCGGGATAAGCATATTTTTTTAACCGAGGCTGGAAAACAGTTTGTCGAAAAGTATATTGTGCCAGTAGTCCAAAAAGAAAATGCGGCCTTTACCGCTCTGAAACAGGAAGAACAAAAGGAACTTTTGCGTTTGGCAAATATTTATATGGAAAGTTTGAGGACAAAATTAAATGAGCTTTGA